One Coffea arabica cultivar ET-39 chromosome 5c, Coffea Arabica ET-39 HiFi, whole genome shotgun sequence DNA window includes the following coding sequences:
- the LOC113689434 gene encoding homeobox-leucine zipper protein PROTODERMAL FACTOR 2-like, which translates to MGPLQELKYKRRKKLSRVNKVKKGKANPGNSNIPPADVMSYASDHGIPDDEDAHKSGEDNQDGHNRKGYHRHTPQQIHEMEQFFKQCPKPKKPQRVQLARDLGLDPKQVKYWFQNKRMQNEAHTKRARNAHLKLENEKLGDENIKFKAALTNACCLTCAKSQATSNDSLDRHQLRVENIWLKEKVARLTDLMAKYAGKKYANNNVGSSSVGPSSSANLEAMIASREWQQNFTKETVVGEELIRSLSGQTIIDKTTATMLVNSATEKLIRMAEIEYPLWIPIIDDKSYLLNQGAYYDMFPGGVWPKLAGFNVEASKGNDIVKMNHANLAKIFMDTDKWLAVIANIVSRALVVEVITEGSEFGSCNGTLLMVIWIEHVQVQAESVQYLGKPFVESGFAFGAPRWISTLTRQCEHLATAMQMNFSLYNDSGQFKQYVGAQSFLQLCDWSSQSGWRFGFKLVCWKPGVMGELTLNTDGCSKGNPGACGGGGVLWDPSRRPLVGFSAFFGVTSSLHAETLALTLALLTGLWICAQKGEVQQIWKLAGDPARLSHCFRETNKVADILANVGVAHPHHAVKLYEHWSDWPRLTRREIGLDSIGMRSFRRFRTPSAGLWISEKSAFDYLRDTSTRTQWDILFDGGNIQEMMQITSDNESGSCVYLLQVSYASHVPLFPYFSGSVAFAFFPLTSLSFPLAMLLCRLGRRSVVSLAGFNWKGLLCSLCSSMM; encoded by the exons GCTAATCCTGGAAATAGTAATATTCCCCCAGCTGATGTGATGTCATATGCATCTGATCATGGCATTCCAGACGATGAAGATGCCCACAAATCTGGCGAAGATAACCAAGATGGCCATAATAGAAAAGGCTACCATCGCCACACCCCTcaacaaattcatgaaatggAACA GTTTTTCAAACAATGTCCTAAGCCGAAGAAACCGCAAAGGGTACAACTTGCCCGCGACTTAGGATTGGATCCAAAGCAAGTGAAGTACTGGTTCCAAAATAAGCGTATGCAAAATGAA GCACACACAAAACGTGCGAGAAATGCACATCTCAAGCTTGAGAATGAAAAGCTTGGTGACGAGAACATAAAGTTTAAAGCAGCTCTTACCAATGCTTGTTGTTTGACTTGTGCTAAGTCTCAAGCTACAAGTAATGATTCTCTTGATCGACACCAGTTGAGGGTGGAGAATATTTGGCTTAAAGAAAAG gTTGCCCGTTTGACAGACCTAATGGCCAAATACGCTGGCAAGAAATATGCCAATAACAATGTTGGTTCCTCTTCAGTTGGTCCAAGTAGCTCTGCTAATCTTGAGGCTATGATTGCATCCAGAGAATGGCAACAAAATTTCACTAAAGAGACAGTTGTTGGGGAAGAATTAATTAGGTCATTATCTGGACAGACCATCATTGATAAGACAACAGCTACTATGCTTGTGAATTCAGCTACGGAGAAGCTTATCAGGATGGCTGAAATTGAATATCCTCTATGGATTCCAATCATTGATGATAAGAGCTATCTGCTGAATCAAGGTGCTTACTATGATATGTTCCCCGGAGGAGTTTGGCCAAAACTAGCTGGATTTAATGTTGAAGCATCCAAGGGAAACGATATAGTCAAGATGAATCATGCAAATCTAGCGAAGATTTTCATGGATACG GATAAATGGTTAGCTGTAATCGCTAACATTGTTTCAAGAGCTTTAGTTGTAGAGGTGATAACAGAAGGGTCTGAGTTTGGAAGCTGCAATGGAACTTTGCTAATG GTTATATGGATTGAACATGTACAAGTGCAAGCTGAAAGTGTTCAGTATTTAGGAAAGCCCTTTGTTGAGTCAGGTTTTGCATTTGGAGCTCCTCGATGGATTTCAACATTGACTAGACAATGTGAACATCTTGCAACTGCAATGCAGATGAATTTCTCCCTTTATAATGATTCTG GGCAGTTCAAGCAGTATGTTGGGGCTCAGTCATTCTTACAATTGTGTGACTGGTCGTCTCAGTCAGGGTGGCGGTTTGGATTCAAGCTTGTTTGTTGGAAGCCAGGAGTAATGGGGGAGCTAACCTTGAATACGGATGGCTGCTCCAAGGGTAATCCAGGGGCATGTGGTGGTGGAGGGGTGTTATGGGATCCGTCGAGGCGCCCCTTGGTGGGTTTCTCGGCTTTCTTTGGGGTGACGTCTAGTCTTCATGCTGAAACCCTTGCTCTAACCCTTGCTCTGCTTACGGGACTTTGGATATGTGCTCAAAAGGG AGAGGTCCAGCAAATATGGAAGTTGGCTGGTGATCCGGCTAGGCTTTCCCACTGTTTCAGAGAGACAAACAAGGTGGCAGATATTTTGGCTAATGTCGGGGTAGCCCACCCTCACCATGCTGTCAAACTCTATGAGCATTGGAGTGACTGGCCGAGGTTGACCCGAAGAGAAATTGGACTCGATAGTATAGGGATGCGTTCTTTTCGGAGATTTCGAACCCCTAGTGCAG GGCTTTGGATATCTGAAAAGTCAGCATTCGACTACCTACGTGACACGAGTACTCGAACTCAG TGGGATATTCTCTTTGATGGTGGAAATATCCAAGAAATGATGCAAATAACTAGTGATAATGAATCCGGTAGCTGTGTCTACTTGTTGCAG GTTTCATATGCTTCCCATGTGCCCCTGTTTCCCTATTTTTCTGGTTCTGTTGCTTTTGCTTTCTTCCCACtaacttctctttcttttccactGGCAATGTTGCTCTGCCGCTTAGGcagaag GTCTGTTGTGAGTTTAGCTGGTTTTAACTGGAAAGGTCTGCTATGTAGCTTATGTTCGTCAATGATGTGA